In Devosia beringensis, a single window of DNA contains:
- a CDS encoding MarR family winged helix-turn-helix transcriptional regulator yields the protein MAVRKLADEDVDGMAGKADVSLGALETSGGFVLRIAQLAAFERFFAVFGESEIRISEFTVLLALSENPGIRQGVLADVLKIKWSNMTKLVRALEERGLIARHIPHDDRRSVVLSVTATGKNQVDSYADKMYRSDREALAMLDDAEHAQLIALSRKIAGWPELK from the coding sequence ATGGCGGTCCGTAAGCTCGCTGACGAGGACGTGGATGGCATGGCCGGCAAGGCCGATGTCTCGCTGGGCGCCCTGGAGACGTCCGGCGGCTTCGTGCTGCGCATTGCCCAGCTCGCCGCCTTCGAGCGCTTCTTTGCCGTCTTCGGCGAGAGCGAGATCCGCATCTCCGAATTCACCGTGCTGCTGGCTTTGTCGGAAAATCCGGGCATTCGCCAGGGCGTACTGGCCGACGTGCTCAAGATCAAATGGTCCAACATGACCAAGCTGGTGCGCGCCCTCGAGGAACGCGGCCTGATCGCCCGCCACATTCCGCACGATGACCGGCGCTCCGTCGTGCTCAGCGTCACCGCTACCGGCAAAAACCAGGTCGATAGCTATGCCGACAAGATGTACCGCTCCGACCGGGAGGCGCTCGCCATGCTCGATGATGCCGAACATGCCCAGCTGATCGCGCTGTCGCGCAAGATCGCCGGCTGGCCGGAGCTCAAGTGA
- the ligM gene encoding vanillate/3-O-methylgallate O-demethylase — translation MAHSSLGDILRENPDVVGRLRNSQIGMYVYPVVTPEFTNWRTEQAAWRHSAVLFDQSHHMDELTVEGPDAEKFLSHHGINSFANFALDRAKHFVPVTPNGHVIGDHIIFREREDKFVLVGRAPTSNWLMFCAAYGEWNVRLKHDPRSTSRPEGERVLRTHYRYQIQGPEAPKIFEKLNRGPIPDIKFFHTDFINVGSKKVRALRHGMSGAPGLEIWGPYEDKSYILACILEAAREAQVDLVRCGSRAYSTNTLESGWIPSPLPGIYTGDGMLAAYRDWLAADSYESIGAIGGSYVSDNIEDYYVTPFELGYDFYVGWKKDDFIGKAALEQMKGQTHRKKVTFEWNAEDVVDVIASAFRPGEDHYKWIDFPQPNYASTSADMVLRDGKMVGMSMFNGYSYNERAMLSLGVVNADVQVGDVLTLVWGEPDGGTKKTSTERHKQAEIRVRVSPTPYAAQARESYADSWRSKQR, via the coding sequence ATGGCACATTCCAGTCTTGGCGACATTCTGAGGGAAAACCCGGACGTCGTGGGTCGCCTGCGCAATTCGCAGATCGGCATGTATGTATACCCGGTGGTGACGCCCGAATTCACCAACTGGCGCACCGAGCAGGCCGCCTGGCGCCATTCCGCCGTGCTGTTCGACCAGTCCCACCATATGGATGAGCTCACCGTCGAGGGGCCGGACGCCGAAAAATTCCTCTCCCATCACGGCATCAACTCCTTCGCCAATTTCGCGCTCGACCGCGCCAAGCACTTCGTGCCGGTCACGCCCAATGGCCATGTCATCGGCGACCACATCATCTTCCGCGAGCGCGAGGACAAGTTCGTGCTGGTGGGGCGCGCGCCGACCAGCAACTGGCTGATGTTCTGTGCCGCCTATGGCGAGTGGAATGTGCGGCTCAAGCATGACCCGCGCTCGACCTCGCGGCCCGAGGGCGAGCGGGTGCTGCGCACCCATTACCGCTACCAGATCCAGGGGCCGGAAGCCCCCAAGATCTTCGAAAAGCTCAATCGCGGGCCCATCCCCGACATCAAGTTCTTCCACACCGATTTCATCAATGTCGGCTCCAAGAAGGTGCGGGCTTTGCGTCACGGCATGTCCGGCGCGCCGGGCCTCGAAATCTGGGGCCCCTATGAGGACAAGAGCTATATCCTCGCCTGCATCCTCGAGGCCGCCCGCGAGGCCCAGGTCGATCTGGTGCGCTGCGGCAGCCGCGCCTATTCCACCAATACGCTGGAATCGGGCTGGATCCCCTCGCCTTTGCCCGGCATCTATACCGGCGATGGCATGCTCGCCGCCTATCGCGACTGGTTGGCGGCCGACAGCTACGAATCCATCGGCGCCATTGGCGGCTCTTACGTCTCGGACAATATCGAGGACTATTACGTCACCCCCTTCGAACTGGGCTATGACTTCTATGTCGGCTGGAAGAAGGACGACTTCATTGGCAAGGCCGCGCTTGAGCAGATGAAGGGCCAGACCCACCGCAAGAAGGTGACCTTCGAGTGGAATGCCGAGGACGTGGTCGATGTCATCGCCTCGGCCTTCCGCCCCGGCGAGGACCACTACAAGTGGATCGACTTCCCCCAGCCCAACTATGCCTCGACCAGCGCCGACATGGTGCTGCGCGATGGCAAGATGGTCGGCATGTCCATGTTCAACGGCTATTCCTACAATGAGCGGGCCATGCTCTCGCTGGGCGTGGTCAATGCGGATGTGCAGGTGGGCGACGTGCTGACCCTGGTCTGGGGCGAGCCCGATGGCGGCACCAAGAAGACCTCGACCGAGCGGCACAAGCAGGCCGAGATCCGCGTCCGCGTCTCGCCCACCCCCTATGCCGCCCAGGCTCGCGAAAGCTATGCCGACAGCTGGCGCAGCAAGCAGCGCTAG
- a CDS encoding feruloyl-CoA synthase: MAAQAARAVRLWTPELAWGERANGEFIIWRTDPLGPYPARLNERLIHWAQTAPDRIWMADRSGTGPWQTVTYAKALDLVRRIGQFLLTAGLSLDRPLLILSENSIEHGLMALGAQHVGIPSAAIAPAYASAASDYAKLREIAGQITPGMVFADDGASFAPAVDAAFGPAMAFAAVHDLPAGRANSHLFAGIAATDPTEAVDAAFAATGPDTVAKFLFTSGTTGSPKAVIQTQRMLCANQEMIADCYAFFRDEPPVVVDWAPWNHTASGNKVFNLTLYNGGSYYIDRGKPTPALMGQTIANLREVAPTWYFNVPAGYEMLVGAMRDDAALRQNFFSRLNMLMYAGAGLAQHTWDDLVELSEATTGTAVPMGTGLGSTETGPFAVYCTEPQAGPGNIGIPAQGVTLKLVPLDDKYELRLKGPNVTPGYWNNPQLTASAFDAEGFYRIGDAVKFAVPGDPRHGFYFAGRTAENFKLNTGTWVAVGVLRAQLVNQFGGLIRDAVITGEGHSALGALVVPVMPALRALVAGGDGLSDVQVLAHPAVRAALADKLAAHQREATGSATRITRILPMTAPLRFDKGEVTDKGSINQRAVLALRSDLVEALYGDGPDVIEAARETVA; encoded by the coding sequence ATGGCCGCACAGGCCGCGCGCGCCGTCCGGCTCTGGACGCCCGAACTTGCCTGGGGGGAAAGGGCCAATGGTGAGTTCATCATCTGGCGCACCGATCCGCTCGGGCCTTATCCGGCCCGGCTCAACGAGCGGCTGATCCACTGGGCGCAAACGGCGCCTGACCGCATCTGGATGGCCGACCGCAGCGGCACCGGCCCCTGGCAGACCGTGACCTATGCCAAGGCGCTCGACCTGGTGCGGCGCATCGGCCAGTTCCTGCTGACCGCCGGCCTGTCGCTCGATCGCCCCTTGCTGATCCTCTCGGAGAACTCCATCGAACACGGCCTGATGGCCCTGGGCGCCCAGCATGTCGGCATTCCTTCGGCCGCCATTGCCCCGGCCTATGCCAGTGCCGCTTCCGACTATGCCAAGCTGCGCGAGATTGCCGGCCAGATCACCCCCGGCATGGTCTTTGCCGATGACGGCGCCAGCTTTGCCCCGGCTGTCGACGCGGCCTTTGGGCCGGCCATGGCCTTTGCCGCGGTGCACGACCTGCCCGCCGGCCGGGCCAATAGCCATCTCTTTGCGGGCATCGCCGCTACCGACCCCACAGAAGCGGTCGACGCCGCCTTTGCCGCCACCGGCCCCGATACGGTGGCCAAGTTCCTCTTCACCTCCGGCACGACCGGCTCGCCCAAGGCGGTGATCCAGACCCAGCGCATGCTCTGTGCCAATCAGGAAATGATCGCCGACTGCTACGCCTTTTTCCGCGACGAGCCGCCCGTCGTGGTCGACTGGGCCCCCTGGAACCACACCGCCAGTGGCAACAAGGTGTTCAACCTCACGCTCTACAATGGCGGCAGCTATTATATCGACCGCGGCAAGCCGACCCCGGCGCTGATGGGCCAGACCATTGCCAATCTGCGCGAGGTCGCCCCGACCTGGTATTTCAACGTGCCGGCCGGCTACGAAATGCTGGTCGGCGCCATGCGCGATGACGCGGCCCTGCGACAGAACTTCTTCTCGCGCCTCAACATGCTGATGTATGCCGGGGCGGGTCTGGCCCAGCATACCTGGGACGATCTGGTCGAGCTCTCCGAGGCGACCACCGGCACAGCCGTGCCCATGGGCACGGGCCTGGGCTCCACCGAAACCGGGCCCTTTGCCGTCTATTGCACCGAGCCGCAGGCCGGGCCGGGCAATATCGGCATTCCCGCCCAGGGCGTCACGCTCAAGCTGGTACCCCTGGATGACAAATACGAGCTGCGCCTCAAGGGCCCCAATGTCACGCCCGGCTACTGGAACAATCCCCAGCTGACCGCTTCCGCCTTTGACGCCGAGGGCTTTTACCGCATCGGCGACGCGGTCAAGTTCGCCGTGCCAGGCGATCCCCGGCATGGCTTCTATTTCGCCGGCCGCACGGCGGAGAATTTCAAGCTCAATACCGGCACCTGGGTGGCGGTGGGCGTGCTGAGGGCGCAGCTGGTCAACCAGTTCGGCGGCCTGATCCGCGACGCTGTCATTACCGGGGAAGGGCATAGTGCCCTGGGCGCCCTGGTCGTGCCCGTCATGCCGGCTCTGCGCGCGCTGGTCGCGGGCGGGGATGGCCTGTCGGACGTCCAGGTCCTGGCTCATCCGGCTGTCCGCGCCGCCCTGGCCGACAAGCTGGCCGCCCATCAGCGAGAGGCCACCGGCTCGGCCACCCGCATTACCCGCATCCTGCCCATGACCGCGCCGCTGCGCTTTGACAAGGGCGAGGTGACCGACAAGGGCTCGATCAATCAGCGCGCCGTGCTGGCGCTGCGCAGCGACCTCGTCGAAGCGCTCTATGGCGACGGGCCCGACGTCATCGAGGCCGCAAGGGAGACTGTCGCATGA
- a CDS encoding GntR family transcriptional regulator, which produces MKSSEVATHGRRAVIELREKIINGDLPGGMRLFEVSLAETLQISRTPVREALSRLAEEGLLDRLPNGGFVVRRFGYADVVDAIELRGVMEGTAARLAAERGVAPAALAAITAIVTRLDACFGPGEEDVDFDAYADLNAAFHVELAGLCGSPMVQREVERATALPFASPSAFLPNKLAIAAFRRSLRTAQEQHHALLNAIVAREGARAEFLGREHARTARQNLEYIFSQDPELLQKIPGLALIRH; this is translated from the coding sequence ATGAAGAGCAGTGAAGTCGCGACCCATGGTCGCCGCGCCGTCATCGAACTGCGCGAAAAGATCATCAATGGCGACCTGCCCGGCGGCATGCGCCTGTTCGAGGTCTCGCTGGCCGAGACGCTGCAGATTTCCCGCACCCCGGTGCGCGAGGCTTTGTCGCGCCTGGCCGAGGAGGGCCTGCTCGATCGCCTGCCCAATGGCGGCTTTGTCGTGCGCCGCTTCGGCTATGCCGATGTGGTCGATGCCATCGAACTGCGTGGCGTCATGGAGGGCACGGCGGCGCGGCTGGCCGCCGAGCGCGGCGTGGCGCCTGCGGCCTTGGCTGCCATCACCGCCATTGTCACCAGGCTCGACGCCTGCTTCGGCCCGGGCGAAGAGGATGTCGATTTCGACGCCTATGCCGATCTCAACGCCGCCTTCCATGTCGAACTGGCCGGGCTGTGCGGCAGCCCCATGGTGCAGCGCGAAGTCGAACGCGCCACCGCGCTGCCCTTCGCCTCGCCCTCCGCCTTCCTGCCCAACAAGCTCGCTATCGCCGCCTTTCGCCGCTCGCTGCGCACCGCCCAGGAGCAGCACCATGCCTTGCTCAATGCCATTGTGGCGCGCGAGGGCGCCCGGGCCGAATTCCTCGGCCGCGAGCATGCCCGCACCGCCAGGCAGAACCTGGAATACATCTTCAGCCAGGATCCCGAACTGCTGCAGAAGATCCCCGGCCTGGCGCTGATCCGCCACTAG
- a CDS encoding crotonase/enoyl-CoA hydratase family protein, giving the protein MAETSTFITYELNGAVAHIGLNRPAKRNALNDAFVEMLAEAIARAEREAKAVVLFGHGEHFCAGLDLAEHVQKTPFEGVRGSRRWHAVTAGMQHGNIPWVSALHGGVIGGGMELAAATHVRVTDRSAFFALPEGQRGIFVGGGGSVRIAGLLGVARMSDMMLTGRVVSPDEAERWNLVQYVVETGAARQKAHDLAVSMASNAELSNYAIINALPRIQDMAKEDGLFVESFISAFTATSPEAEERLRAFLEKRVARLKAPGTE; this is encoded by the coding sequence ATGGCTGAGACAAGCACATTCATCACCTATGAACTGAACGGGGCGGTGGCCCATATCGGGCTCAACCGGCCCGCCAAGCGCAATGCCCTCAATGACGCCTTTGTCGAGATGCTGGCCGAGGCGATTGCCCGGGCCGAGCGTGAGGCCAAGGCGGTGGTGCTGTTCGGCCATGGCGAGCATTTCTGCGCCGGGCTGGACCTGGCCGAGCATGTGCAGAAGACCCCGTTCGAGGGGGTGCGCGGCTCGCGGCGCTGGCATGCGGTGACGGCGGGCATGCAGCATGGCAATATTCCCTGGGTCTCGGCGCTGCATGGCGGGGTGATCGGCGGCGGGATGGAACTTGCGGCGGCGACGCATGTGCGGGTCACCGACCGCTCGGCGTTTTTCGCCCTGCCCGAGGGCCAGCGCGGCATCTTTGTCGGCGGCGGCGGCTCGGTGCGCATTGCCGGCCTGCTCGGCGTGGCGCGGATGAGCGACATGATGCTGACCGGGCGCGTCGTCTCGCCCGACGAGGCCGAGCGCTGGAACCTGGTGCAATATGTGGTCGAGACCGGCGCGGCGCGGCAGAAGGCGCATGACCTGGCGGTGAGCATGGCGAGCAATGCCGAGCTGTCCAATTACGCCATCATCAACGCGCTGCCGCGCATCCAGGACATGGCCAAGGAAGACGGGTTGTTCGTGGAATCCTTCATTTCCGCCTTCACCGCCACCAGCCCCGAAGCCGAAGAGCGGCTGCGGGCCTTCCTCGAAAAACGCGTCGCGCGGCTCAAGGCGCCGGGAACGGAATAG
- a CDS encoding SDR family NAD(P)-dependent oxidoreductase yields the protein MKLEATSALVTGGGSGLGAATARLLARHGAMVHVFDRNREAAEAVAAEIGGVAVFGDVTSEADAAAALDVANAAGDGLRILVNCAGIGLAGRILGKAGPLPLADFETVIRINLVGSFNMLRLAAERMAGLAERDDKARGVIVNTASVAAFEGQIGQAAYAASKGGIVAMALPAAREFARFGIRVNTIAPGIFMTPLLANLPTEAQESLAAAIPFPARLGDPAEFADAVRFAVENNYLNGEVIRLDGAIRLQPK from the coding sequence ATGAAGCTTGAGGCAACCAGCGCCCTGGTCACCGGCGGCGGTTCGGGCCTGGGCGCAGCCACGGCGCGGTTACTGGCCCGGCACGGCGCCATGGTCCATGTCTTTGACCGCAACCGCGAGGCTGCCGAGGCTGTGGCTGCCGAGATCGGCGGCGTCGCCGTGTTTGGTGACGTGACCAGTGAGGCCGACGCCGCCGCGGCGCTGGATGTGGCCAATGCCGCCGGGGATGGACTGCGCATCCTGGTCAACTGCGCCGGCATTGGCCTGGCCGGCCGCATCCTGGGCAAAGCCGGGCCGCTGCCGCTGGCCGATTTCGAGACCGTCATCCGCATCAACCTGGTGGGCAGCTTCAACATGCTGCGGCTGGCCGCCGAGCGCATGGCGGGCCTGGCCGAGCGGGACGACAAGGCGCGCGGCGTCATCGTCAATACCGCCTCGGTCGCCGCCTTTGAGGGCCAGATCGGCCAGGCCGCCTATGCCGCCTCCAAGGGCGGCATTGTCGCCATGGCTTTGCCGGCGGCGCGCGAATTCGCCCGCTTCGGCATTCGCGTCAATACCATCGCCCCGGGCATCTTCATGACGCCGCTGCTGGCAAACCTGCCCACCGAGGCGCAGGAAAGCCTCGCCGCCGCCATTCCCTTCCCCGCCCGGCTGGGCGATCCGGCCGAATTCGCTGACGCCGTGCGCTTTGCCGTCGAAAACAACTATCTCAACGGCGAGGTCATCCGGCTGGACGGCGCCATCAGGCTGCAGCCCAAATGA
- a CDS encoding amidohydrolase family protein, translating into MNLDDIVAIDFHTHAEEACGMHADDGYDDLQHAMAHYFHSPFKTPPTIPETAAYYRERRIAAVIFAVDAEAATGHRRYNNEDVATLAAEHSDILIPFASIDPAKGKMGVREARRLVADFGIRGFKFHPTYQAFYPNDRAAYPLYEAIQEAGVPALFHTGQTGVGAGMRGGYGLRLKYSNPLYIDDVAADFPDLKIIMAHPSFPWQEEALAVATHKPNVYIDLSGWSPKYFPPILVKYANSLLKERMLFGSDWPAILPDRWLADFDKLDIKPEVRPLILKENARRLLGI; encoded by the coding sequence ATGAACCTCGACGACATCGTCGCCATCGACTTCCACACCCATGCTGAGGAAGCCTGCGGCATGCATGCCGATGACGGCTATGACGACCTCCAGCATGCCATGGCGCACTATTTCCATTCCCCCTTCAAGACCCCGCCGACCATTCCCGAAACGGCCGCCTATTACCGCGAGCGCCGCATCGCCGCGGTGATCTTTGCCGTCGATGCCGAGGCCGCCACCGGCCATCGCCGCTACAATAACGAGGATGTGGCGACGCTGGCGGCCGAGCATTCGGATATCCTGATCCCCTTTGCCTCGATCGATCCGGCCAAGGGCAAGATGGGGGTGCGCGAGGCGCGCCGCCTGGTCGCCGATTTCGGCATACGTGGTTTCAAGTTCCACCCCACCTACCAGGCCTTCTACCCCAATGACCGGGCGGCCTATCCGCTCTACGAGGCCATCCAGGAGGCCGGGGTGCCGGCTCTGTTCCATACCGGCCAGACCGGCGTGGGCGCGGGCATGCGCGGCGGCTATGGCCTGCGGCTGAAATATTCCAACCCGCTCTATATCGACGACGTGGCGGCCGACTTTCCCGATCTCAAGATCATCATGGCCCACCCTTCCTTCCCCTGGCAGGAAGAGGCGCTGGCCGTCGCCACCCACAAGCCCAATGTCTATATCGACCTGTCGGGCTGGTCGCCGAAATACTTTCCGCCGATCCTGGTCAAATACGCCAACAGCCTGCTCAAGGAGCGCATGCTGTTTGGCTCCGACTGGCCTGCCATCCTGCCCGATCGCTGGCTGGCCGATTTCGACAAACTCGACATCAAGCCGGAGGTTCGTCCCTTGATCCTCAAGGAGAACGCACGCCGCCTGCTCGGAATCTAA
- the purU gene encoding formyltetrahydrofolate deformylase gives MTDYILTLRCPNRSGIVAAVAARIARHGGDIHEANQFDDADTGIFFMRVGFKMKAPEADFRAGFAAEVDSLGLDFSLRPAGQRRKVLFLVSKFDHCLGDLLYRMRIGELNIEAVGIVSNHPREALNLTLMEGIPYHYRPVSQETKTEQEEWVKSIIAETGAELVVLARYMQILSDEFSGWLAGRCINIHHSFLPGFKGAKPYHQAHARGVKMIGATAHYVTADLDEGPIICQDVESVSHADTPEDLVRKGRDIERRVLARAVAWHLEDRVLINKHKTVVFQH, from the coding sequence GTGACCGACTATATTCTCACCCTGCGCTGCCCCAATCGCAGCGGCATCGTCGCGGCAGTGGCCGCGCGCATCGCCCGCCATGGCGGCGACATCCACGAGGCCAACCAGTTCGACGACGCCGATACCGGCATCTTCTTCATGCGGGTCGGCTTCAAGATGAAAGCGCCGGAGGCCGACTTCCGCGCCGGCTTTGCCGCCGAGGTCGACAGCCTCGGCCTCGATTTCTCGCTGCGCCCGGCCGGGCAGCGGCGAAAGGTGCTGTTCCTGGTCTCCAAATTCGACCATTGCCTGGGCGACCTGCTCTACCGCATGCGCATCGGCGAGCTCAATATCGAGGCGGTCGGCATTGTCAGCAACCATCCGCGCGAGGCGCTCAACCTCACTTTGATGGAAGGCATTCCTTATCACTACCGCCCGGTCAGCCAGGAGACCAAGACCGAGCAGGAGGAATGGGTCAAATCCATCATCGCGGAAACTGGCGCCGAACTGGTGGTGCTGGCGCGCTACATGCAGATCCTGTCCGACGAGTTTTCCGGCTGGCTCGCCGGTCGCTGCATCAATATCCATCACAGCTTCCTGCCTGGTTTCAAAGGCGCCAAGCCCTATCACCAGGCCCATGCGCGCGGCGTCAAGATGATCGGCGCCACGGCCCATTACGTCACCGCCGATCTCGATGAGGGGCCGATCATCTGCCAGGATGTGGAATCGGTCAGCCATGCCGATACGCCCGAGGACCTGGTGCGCAAGGGCCGCGATATCGAGCGTCGCGTGCTGGCCCGCGCCGTCGCCTGGCACCTGGAAGACCGGGTGCTGATCAACAAGCACAAGACGGTGGTGTTCCAGCACTAG
- a CDS encoding NAD(P)-dependent oxidoreductase: MRIGFLGYGEAARAFHAGLGGPALAHDRLLDADTGAMRAAMLERGASPVALAGLAEADWIFSAVTADQSLVAVTSLLAHLRPGQLLIDINSVSPERKRETATAVTATGATYLDMAVMAPVHPKGHATPVLLAGASADDLLPALLALGFDARVVGSAPGAATAIKMVRSLFVKGLEAITVETLLAAEASDCFEEIYASLSVSFPGLDWDRFAGYQLERTTRHGHRRAAEMRESGATLHALGLHGDLAREIAAVQDAMGDVGPTAGATLAETVQAVLARRGRRH; the protein is encoded by the coding sequence ATGCGCATCGGGTTCCTGGGCTATGGCGAGGCGGCGCGGGCCTTTCACGCCGGGCTGGGCGGCCCGGCTCTGGCCCATGATCGCCTGCTCGATGCCGATACCGGCGCCATGCGCGCCGCCATGCTGGAGCGCGGCGCCAGCCCCGTTGCGCTGGCGGGCCTCGCCGAAGCCGACTGGATCTTCAGCGCCGTCACCGCCGACCAGAGTCTAGTGGCGGTAACGTCGCTGCTGGCCCATCTGCGTCCGGGCCAGTTGCTGATCGACATCAATTCGGTATCGCCCGAGCGCAAGCGCGAGACGGCTACGGCGGTGACGGCCACCGGCGCCACCTATCTCGACATGGCGGTAATGGCCCCGGTGCATCCCAAGGGACACGCCACCCCGGTCCTGCTGGCCGGCGCCTCTGCCGATGACCTGCTGCCGGCCTTGCTGGCCCTGGGCTTTGATGCGCGCGTTGTCGGGTCCGCACCGGGCGCGGCCACGGCGATCAAGATGGTGCGCTCGCTGTTTGTCAAAGGGCTTGAGGCCATCACTGTCGAGACGCTGCTGGCGGCCGAGGCCTCGGACTGTTTCGAGGAAATCTACGCCTCGCTGTCAGTCTCCTTTCCCGGCCTCGACTGGGATCGCTTCGCTGGTTACCAGCTCGAACGCACCACCCGCCATGGCCATCGCCGCGCCGCCGAAATGCGCGAAAGCGGCGCCACGCTCCACGCCCTGGGCCTGCACGGCGATCTGGCGCGGGAGATCGCGGCGGTACAGGACGCGATGGGCGATGTCGGGCCGACAGCCGGGGCGACGCTGGCCGAGACGGTGCAGGCCGTGCTGGCGCGGCGGGGCAGGCGCCACTAG
- a CDS encoding acyl-CoA dehydrogenase family protein, with protein MSFADQASRTLAMLALTPGWARLQALRPDCDDATVAMLLDAAAGFAETALAPLNPVGDQIGAQLVEGHVVLPPGFVQAFHAYAESGWLGIDAPASFGGMDLPITMQAVCGPLFDRGCMALMMAAGSIRGAIQLLAASADPATAEEWGPRLVSGEWAATICISEPEAGSDIGRIRTKAEQRDGTWRITGQKIWISFGDHDMASRIGHCLLARSNDEPGTRGLSLFLVPDHVDGAPNGVSVERLEEKLGLHASPTCAMRFRAAQGILLGEEGRGLSQLFAMIEPMRLHTGCQGLGLASAAADIAEDYAAQRRQGGRPDQAPPPIARHPDVRRQLHDIRAGTEILRAAVLELSTVMDLARLENDAGLGDLASFMLPLIKTFGAETGFDAAHAAIQVLGGAGYVRDCPLEHYLRDARVMALYEGTTGMQALDFLTRRLWRDEGRGLAVFLAHARSELATGAVARPEQAARVASLLDDLALLAQAMTAMQSQPDAALYRADSFMRAAWAAVSGWMAFRIHADESLALCQARFDLHAARCA; from the coding sequence ATGAGCTTTGCCGATCAGGCCAGCCGGACCCTCGCCATGCTGGCCTTGACCCCGGGCTGGGCGCGGCTGCAGGCCCTGCGCCCCGATTGCGATGACGCCACAGTCGCCATGCTGCTCGACGCCGCTGCCGGCTTTGCCGAAACCGCGCTGGCTCCGCTCAATCCGGTGGGCGACCAGATCGGCGCGCAGCTGGTGGAGGGCCACGTTGTACTGCCGCCCGGCTTTGTCCAGGCCTTTCATGCCTATGCCGAATCCGGCTGGCTGGGCATCGACGCCCCGGCTTCCTTTGGCGGCATGGATCTACCCATTACAATGCAGGCCGTCTGCGGCCCGCTATTCGATCGCGGCTGCATGGCGCTGATGATGGCCGCCGGCTCGATACGCGGCGCCATCCAGCTGCTGGCCGCCAGTGCCGACCCAGCCACGGCAGAAGAGTGGGGGCCCAGACTGGTCTCGGGCGAATGGGCCGCCACCATCTGCATTTCCGAGCCCGAGGCCGGCTCCGATATCGGCCGTATCCGCACCAAAGCCGAGCAGCGCGATGGCACCTGGCGGATCACCGGACAAAAGATCTGGATCTCCTTTGGCGATCACGACATGGCCAGCCGAATCGGCCACTGCCTGCTCGCCCGCAGCAATGATGAGCCCGGCACGCGCGGCCTCAGCCTCTTTCTCGTGCCCGACCATGTTGATGGGGCGCCCAATGGGGTGAGTGTCGAACGCCTTGAGGAAAAGCTGGGCCTTCATGCCTCGCCCACCTGCGCCATGCGCTTCCGCGCCGCCCAAGGCATTCTGCTGGGGGAAGAGGGAAGGGGGCTGAGCCAGCTCTTTGCCATGATCGAGCCGATGCGGCTCCATACCGGCTGCCAGGGCCTGGGCCTGGCCTCGGCCGCCGCCGATATTGCCGAGGACTATGCCGCCCAGCGCCGCCAGGGCGGGCGCCCCGACCAGGCGCCACCCCCCATTGCCCGCCATCCCGACGTGCGCCGGCAATTGCACGATATCCGCGCCGGCACCGAAATCCTGCGCGCCGCCGTGCTCGAACTGTCAACCGTGATGGACCTGGCGCGGCTCGAGAATGATGCGGGCCTCGGCGATCTGGCCAGCTTCATGCTGCCGCTGATCAAGACCTTCGGCGCCGAGACCGGCTTTGACGCCGCCCACGCCGCCATCCAGGTGCTGGGCGGGGCCGGCTATGTCCGAGACTGCCCGCTCGAACACTATCTGCGCGACGCAAGAGTCATGGCGCTTTACGAGGGCACCACTGGCATGCAGGCGCTCGATTTCCTCACCCGCCGCCTCTGGCGCGACGAGGGGCGGGGGCTGGCGGTCTTTCTCGCCCACGCCCGCAGCGAGCTGGCCACCGGTGCCGTTGCGCGACCGGAACAGGCTGCCAGGGTGGCGTCACTGCTCGACGATCTTGCCCTGCTGGCCCAGGCCATGACGGCCATGCAGAGCCAGCCCGACGCCGCGCTCTATCGCGCCGACAGTTTCATGCGGGCCGCCTGGGCCGCTGTTTCCGGCTGGATGGCCTTCCGCATCCATGCCGATGAAAGCCTCGCGCTGTGCCAGGCGCGCTTTGACCTGCACGCCGCCCGGTGCGCCTGA